The DNA sequence ACACGACTggtcccagttacaggtaggtagccgtgttggtctgccatagtcaaaacaaaataaaaaataaataaaaaaattccttccagtagcaccttagagaccaactaagtttgttcttggtatgagctttcgtgtgcatgcacacttcttcagatacactgatacagaagtcaccagacccttatataaagtgagagggtggggaggggtggtgggaatgggtgagcgAGGGGTGGGATATTTCGCATCATCTGTTGCCTGTGATAAATGCTCTTCCCCTTCTGTCTGAACAGTGTAAGCTGGAACTGGTTGTGGGAAGTCCGGCATCATGCATGGACCTCGAGCTCTATACTCCGGACGACAAGTTTGTGATGAAACTCGACAGCGATGAGGCCTTGCTGGGGTCTTACCCCATTGACGACGGGTGCAGGATTCATGTGAGTGTTGGGCTGGTTCTTCCCTGGATCGAGAGGACGCGGGCTGAGGCTCTCCTCAAAATACTTTTGCTATTGCAAGAAATTGGGGGAAGCTGTCCTGGGGCCTGGACTGCATGAGGGCCTGTTACGCTTCTGATAAGAAGCCGCCTTCTGATTTCTGTTGCTGTCCCTCTGTTTCcccctattacagtggtacctctggttatgaaagGGATCTGTTCCAGatccccgttcgtaacctgaaaggtccgcaacttgaagcgccgcgtctgcgcatgtgtgtgacacaattcggtgcttctgcgcatgtgcgtgatgtcattttgcgcgtctgcacaaaccgccgaacccagaagtaacccgtttcgGTACTTCAGGGTTCGGcaggttcgtaacccgtgacgaccGCAACATATggcattcgtaacacgaggtacaactgtatttataTAGCAGCATCAATGTACTTTCAGACATGTGCAgtcaagggatttttttttccatttagtcgtttagtggtgtcctactcttcgtggccccatggaccagagcacaccaggcactcctgtcttccactgcctcccacagtttggtcagactcatgccagtcgcttcaagaacactgtccaaccatctcatcctctgtcttccccttctccttgtgccctccatctttcccaacatcagggtcttttccagggagtcttctcttctcatgaggtggccaaagtactggagcctcaacttcaggatctgtccttccagtgagcactcagggctgatttctttgagaatggataggtttgatcttcttgcagtccatgggactctcaagagtctcctccagcaccatctccCCTTATAGCACCGTTCCCCAAAGCTGGGGACGGCAGAGGCCCTGATGAGATCCCACTGCCAAGTAAAAGCATTTCACTTCTTCCATGCACTGGCGATAAACTTGTGAATGCCGCCTTTGCTTTAGGTCTTCTATGCTGCTGCGTACACTAACCTTCTTTTTAGAAATGATAGGTTTATTCAGTGTGTTTTTAGGTGCTGGctgtatgttttaatatgttggcAACCCCCCTGTGATCAGAGTGATGTGATTATGGGTGGTCTACTGGTGTTGCTAGTAAatgttaataaacaaaataaaagaaaatataattctCTGTAAAGAATGGGAGGACAGGTCCCTGCCACATTCCAGGGTCCTTATGATCTAGAAATTGACACAGGGGAGGGAAACTGAAGTGGGGAGAATTGGGAAGAAGAAGCGTTTATTTCAGCTGCATGCACTTATTCCTATTTGCAGTAGGTTATGGAGATTACTTGGTTCTGCCAAAGGATTCGTGAGTGGGTGATGAAAGTGAGGTTCCCTGGCTACTGAAATGTAGTTTGCACATTCCATGGGAATGGGGACCTGCTCTCTTCCATTGCTTAATGTTCCTCTGAGCAGCATTATGCACATTGGTGCCACACTGCAAATAATTAAATTATGTGACTAATTGATTTTTGGAGTATTTTCCATAGTGGGGTCTATTCCTAGTAGTAACTGTGTCACTGTGTTCTATATATAAATTTaatccttattttttttaaaaaaagatggaatGAAACATGCGGCACATGGCCATCTGTGAACTAGAACTTGGAGCCGCTTTGCAATTGGTGTCaacaaatgcctttaaaaaaaagaagcttaGAAATTTCTCTTTTGCTTCTGCATTTAAAGACTAAATAAAATGACTGTGTTTTGTGGGGGCCTGTAGGTTATTGACAAGAGCGGTGCAACCATCGGGGAATACGAAAATGTGTCAAAGGTGGAGAAATTCGAGATAACCGATGCTGAATATGACAAGCGATCAGGTGAGAGCTGATGGCAGTGTCCCAAATGAATCTGTGTTTGAAAGAAAAGAATCTGTCTAATCCCATCCATTGTATCTTAGGTTCTTGAAACTGGCTTCTCGTTTTGTGTGTTGGGTTCCAACTGCTCACATTCTTGGATTGCTTCGAAAGAGGTTGAgacaaaccacttctggtgcatcAGGACACTGtcacaagtgccagagcgcatggaaacgctgtttaccttcccgctgcagtgatacctgttaatctacttgcactggtatgctttcaaagtgctgagttcgcagaagctaggacagagcaacaggagctctccgcgccacggggatttgaactgccgaccgatcggaaggttggcagatCAAATCCATGCGACGGGTTGAGTTCCTGTTCCTCTATCCCAGCTttggccaacctagcagttcgaaagcataacAACGtgattagataaataggtaccgctgtggcaggaaggtaaatggcatttccgtgcgctctggcactcgccaCGGTCCTCCGtatgccagtagcggtttagtcctgctggccacatgacccggaaagctgtctgtggacaaacgccggctcccttagcctgaaagcgagatgagcgccgcaaccccatagtcgcctttgactggacttaaccgtccagcggtcctttaccttgcCTGGATAAGAGAAGACTGATACTATAGCCATttccaaatatctaaagggttgtcacttGGAAGAGGgaataagcttgttttctgctactaCAGAGGGCGGGACtcgaaccaatagattcaagctACAAAAAAGGGGATTCCAAttaaacaacaggaagaactttctgacagttagagtcgtttgacagtggaacggactccctcgggagctggtggactctccttcgttggaggcttttaagcagaggttggatggccatctgtcatggatgctttagatgagatccctgcatcgcagggggttggactggatgaccctcaaggtcccttccaactctacagatctgTGATTCTAAGATTCAGTGTCTTGTGGcattgctgggaatctcaagcgagaagagtgctgttgtgctcaggccctgcttgtgagcttcccgtTCAGGTTGgccacactgagaacaggatgctgggctagatagacctTTGTTCCTTTGCTTGAGTGAACTAattcatagaagaagaagagtttggatttgatatcctgctttatcactacccaaaggagtctcaaagcggctcacattctcctttcccttcctctgtgaggtgagtggggctgggagacttcagagaagtgtgactagcccaaggtcacccagcagctgcatgtggaggagcggagacgcgaacccggttcaccagattacgagtccaccgctcttaaccactacaccacactggctctcagtgaaggCTCAGTGGTACTGTTGTAGATGGCCTTGTTTCAGCCTGAATGTTTCTTGAGGGAACCCAGCTTCCTGTTCGCTGCTTGAAGAGAAACGAGTTTACTCCTTTTTAATGGATtcccgccagtgtggtgtagtggttaagagcggtggactcgtaatctggtgaaccggcttcgcgtctccgctcctccacatgcagctgctgggtgaccttgggctagtcacacttctctgaaatctctcagccccactcagctcacagaggaagggaaaggagaatgtgagccgctttgagactccttcgggtagtgataaagtgggatatcaaatccaaacacttcttcccTTCTTCTACTCTCTCTGTCCTGCAGATACAGCACGCTCCTTCATGAAAACAAGTAAGCTGGGGCCGTACAATGCGGAAGAAATGGTGAAGAGGGAAGCAGACAGGGAACAGAAGCTGATGGAGGAGAAGGCCCAGGCGGAAGCCATTTCCGTGGGGTCGAGGTGTGAGGTGCGGGCAGCGGGGCAGCCCAACAAACGGGGGACAGTGATGTACGTTGGTGAGTACCTGCCTGCATGTCCCTACTTCCTGCACTGTAGAAGAGAGTCACTTTGTAGGGATTGGAGGGGGGTGGGACATTTAAAATACGGTGCAGAAACCAGTGTGAggagcaggggttggactagatttgttggatcaatccatcaaCTTCTGATGGATGATTTAGTAGGATTCCATCTGGCTGTGCGTGTGTGTCAGTATCAACACTCAGCAGAGTTACATCTCAACGCAGCTCCATCCTTGGAAGCATCTTTGGGGTTGAAGGTACACACAGTAGGCAAATAAACGCTCATGGACGCCATAAAGATTCAGTCAAGTGTTGAGGTTTACTAAACAGGCATAAAAGCTTATTGGTAGCGAATATATACATTCACTGCTGCCGTAGTCAAGGCATGCTTAGAGTCCAACAAGAGTCCCAAGACTCTCTCTCTTAACTGCAAGACGCAAGCAAGAGACAAGTTACAACAGaatcatttacaggtgggtagccgtgctggtctgccatagtcgaaacaaaatagaaaattctttccagtagcaccttagagaccaactgagtttgttcttggtatgagctttcgtgtgcatgcacacttcttcaggtatctgaagaagtgtgcatgcacacgaaagctcataccaagaacaaactcagttggtctctaaggtgctactgaacagAATCATTGTTATCAGTACTTCCTATCAACACTGCGCATGTCCAAAGAACAGTTCCCATGGAAAAAGTCCTTgcgtacacgcacacacacacacacaaaaaaactccagccttctgctgcttcttgaaacttcatctctgtttctggaacaaatgatcctttcacacacagagagagacctcagggtcccttccaactgtatgattctatgaaatttgatGGTGCTTTTCAGCTTGAACAAGGATTGTGAgtgtccctccctccttgcaaaaAACAGATAAGCTGCTTCAAGTCCCGGCGAGACTTCTAGTCCAAAGCACGCTTCCTTGGAAGTAGGGCCCACTGCGCTTGTGCCTGACTTAGGATTGTAAGCTTTCCACCTTTTCCTTTATTCTCCATAGGCTTAACGGAGTTCAAGCCTGGTTACTGGGTCGGCATCAAGTACGATGAGCCTGTGGGGAAGCACGACGGAAGGTAAATCGCTCCCTCCACCTGACGTCTCTTGCAGGTGGCTCTGGTAGCTTCATAGATAATGGGATCTGGGTGGCTCTGGTAGCTTCAGAGCTTGATGTTGAAGCATCGACATTTTAGGTCTGCATCTAAAGGCAGTCCGCAGCTTCTTAACAGGAGTGTTGCAGGGCCAGTTAACATTCagcgtggtttttttttttttttaaatagtgtttGTAGTTCGTTTTAGGCTGCCTTAGAAAGATAAAAGCAAGTCCGAGTTTGCTTCAGGTCTTCCTCTGTAGTGTTGCTGGCAGCAATTCACTAAATATACGGCTTCTCTGTTGAGAAGGACAAGAGTGCCGAATGTTGCATTGAGTACAGAATTCTGCCGGAGGGGTGGCTGAATAACATTAACAGCAGTTGGGGGCAGAATGTCAAGAGTCCCGCATGGTTCCCACCCGTTCTTAACAGCCAGCAAAACAAGAGGAAACGTTTTTTGTAAATGTAAAATAATGAtatgaataattttattatatgtcagtcatgtgactgggttgcccctgccactctgggcggcttccaacaaaatatcaaaaacacAGTGAAACCTTTGGATGTCTTCTggaagtcatatagttgttttaaagattttttaaatggCGGGAGCAGGATAAAGAATGCAGAGCAAAACAGGCAACTCCTGTAATTTCTACAGGGCACAGAATGTAGATTGCAGaagtgttcctttttaaaaagtcagcgGTTTGTGCTGAGGATGGGGGCTTCGGCCGCCCTTTGGCCAGCTGGGCTTGTCCTCCGACTGACTGCTATCCCTCGAGACGCCCCAGCCTGAGTGTGACTGTCTTTCTCCTGCAGCGTCAATGGAAAGCAGTACTTTGAGTGCCAGCTCAAGTACGGGGCCTTCGTCAAGCCTCGCTTCGTCACCGTGGGGGATTTCCCGGAAGTGGTGGACTACGGCCTGGATGACGAAATGTGACGGGGAGAGGAAGAGGTGCAGGGGTGGCTGAAGGAAGCGGAGCGGGTCGCCACGCGGCCTCTGTCCATGGCTGGCTGTTGCGCTCTGATCCCGTGCGCGAGGTCACTTGAGCAAGCCAGAGGGAGAAGGCGCGAAAAACCGCTGTGTGTTCCTCGACTTGTGTTGCTGgtttccttgccccccccccttcccctggttGTCTCTTGTCTGTTCCGTGAAGATGCTACATCCCCTTGATTTTTCTCACATTTGCACCGTTCTGTGCCAGCTGAGTTAACCCAGAGGAAACCGGAGTGTCCTTGCCTTGTTGTAGCAATCCTCGAAAGGGTGGGGCCTGGGGGTGGCAGCAAAGTCGCTCCTggttaccccaccccaccccaccccggtagTAAGGCCTGCTGGTTGCAGAAGCAGTTAGTTGAGCAGGTTGAAAAGAGAACCTCTGAGCAGATTTGTACAAGAcccttcctgctttttttttttaaaaaaaagttaacgCAGACATTTCTATGACCatgcatttttttccccattgtgAAAACTTCTTTTTTTGTGCTGCTGGCCGATGCTATGTGAATAcgataaattaaaaaaaagttggtgGGAAAATACATTCCAGACACGAGTGCTGCTTCTGTGTGAGCTTCTTCCATCTTGCACGCCAAGTTCCTGGGGGTCCCAGCTGGGTGGAGGTATAGGAGGTCgtcttgcagcagctctccagatccTT is a window from the Lacerta agilis isolate rLacAgi1 chromosome 8, rLacAgi1.pri, whole genome shotgun sequence genome containing:
- the TBCB gene encoding tubulin-folding cofactor B isoform X1 → MSVVTGTPAVVSVSISSTLNSFRALKRYARGLTLAEFKCKLELVVGSPASCMDLELYTPDDKFVMKLDSDEALLGSYPIDDGCRIHVIDKSGATIGEYENVSKVEKFEITDAEYDKRSDTARSFMKTSKLGPYNAEEMVKREADREQKLMEEKAQAEAISVGSRCEVRAAGQPNKRGTVMYVGLTEFKPGYWVGIKYDEPVGKHDGSVNGKQYFECQLKYGAFVKPRFVTVGDFPEVVDYGLDDEM
- the TBCB gene encoding tubulin-folding cofactor B isoform X2 — its product is MDLELYTPDDKFVMKLDSDEALLGSYPIDDGCRIHVIDKSGATIGEYENVSKVEKFEITDAEYDKRSDTARSFMKTSKLGPYNAEEMVKREADREQKLMEEKAQAEAISVGSRCEVRAAGQPNKRGTVMYVGLTEFKPGYWVGIKYDEPVGKHDGSVNGKQYFECQLKYGAFVKPRFVTVGDFPEVVDYGLDDEM